atcgaaataaatattgggGTACCTTTCTCTATCACCAGATCGGAATTAGGTACTTTGTAATTGGCAAGAGTAACTCGATTCAAGAATGCCAGAGGTGGATATTTACGAAGGGTTTCCGAAATAACCATATCGAGGTATGGTAATGTCATAATCTGTGAAAaacttatatttatcattatgattacaattacgttataacattcCTCACATGCCATTCATTTGCATCTCACGTGTTTCTTAGTTAATATCGTTGTAGTTGCCGTACCATATCGTATGTGATTTTGCCATCAGTTTTCGCCAGAGCATCGTGAATCTCTGCTCTAAGTGTCTTCTGTATATCTGGGTTCATTGCAAGTTCGTGCAGTGTGAAAGACATGGTAGTAGAAGATGTTTCGAAACCACCAAGAAAAAATATGGCCGCTTGTGATACTAAATCGTCACCGTCGAATTCTGAGAAATGCAAATTAAGCTTCATGGCAAAAGTTCAGGAAAACGATCCGATATATTTAAGACATTTAGAAACTAGCTTGAAAGCAAATTAgcaaatatagatattttggcttaattttcaatttgtaacaTGAATACAATTGTGTTTGATGGAGTCGTCACGTTATTCTTCGTCTGTTTTGCTGGGAGTTCACGAAATAAGGATACGAATGAAATCGTAATTCAAAGAGCATGTTATTCGAAATTTCCGATCTCTGACGATTCATAAATGACTTACTTCACTAATAGAAATTAGTCAAATGTTTCAGAAAATACATACTGTAATGCTTCAAACTTTCGtcgtttttgtatatttccCTCATCTCGATCAGGACATCGATGACATCATTCCTCGTCTCACCCGACTTGACTCGTTGTTCAATTACATCCCAGAAAACAGACCGAAGGAAATTAGTTGCcttttttccaaaaaatttcGACTTGAAATACTTGGCTAATCGGGGGAAGAAGAATATGATAAGGAATTCTATGCTACGAtcgaaattattatcgaatattGTCCTGCCATATTCCCGAAATGGTGCATTTGGATTCTCCAACGAACCTACTTTTAAGCCAAACGCAGTGCTACCGATCATATCGGTAGTGAAATTCGCGCAAATATCCTTGAATTCGATTACTTTCCCTTCGCCTGAAACAGACAATAGATTCTTATCACGTGTCTGGCactattgtatttttaatcaagacacgataattgtaaaatttgaagtaCATTGCACCACAGAGCATTGACATTTAATTTTGTCaaacatttctattaaataagaattattgttttaaaaatatatattgagcTAACAACAATTTCGTATGTTCCATCTTTTGTTACGTAAATGGTGTAAAATTGCGACTTACCTTCCAAATGGTTCGAATCGAGATACCTTCCAAGATCATCAGCGATCACCAGCATTAACTCGAACATTTTTTTCAGTTTGACCGAGGTAAAAATCGGCGTTAATTTTGCCTTGAGAGATTTCCACCCTGGATTTTTCATCATGAACACATTTGCGTATCCAAGACGATCATTTTCCTCATCTGCACTCGCATACCTATCGGCGAAGTACTCGAAGTCTTTTACTAGGACGTGCTTCACGAGTTCTGGATCGCGAATTAACAGGTAAGGTTTATCGAAGATGTAGAATCCCAAGAAAGGTAAACCCTTCCCGTGTTCATATAGGCGCTTGACAAATTCTGAGGCTGATGTTCTTGACAGAAGACAGTCCATAAAGTTGCCTACGAAGGGCGTAGGTGGAAGCTCTTTCACGCCCCGTTTCGACCAGTAGTTGAATTTTCGAGTCACGAACAGATAAGCGGCAACCATCAGTGACGAAAAAATCAGGATACCATCCAAACCCCAGTATGGCGTTAGCAACGCCATTTTTAATCAGTCTGATAAGAAAAAATGCTGTCGTTGGTCCTGAAAGAcaatatttatcaacaatttttggattgcgaatttttatgcattagaggaaaatgtaaaagtataGAAAGTGTAGTAGGAAGATGGTGTAGAATATGGAAAATGTGTGATGTTCGGTTTAATGACGAAAACAATATATTTGGTAAAATGCGCAACGTATCGCGGAACAGGAAGATACATCGTTGTTTACAGAACGTCCAACTCTTCTCGTATAAATGTTGTTCTGAATGAAACATTTGCGATAATACAATACTTCGCAATACGATAAGTGGAAATACCAATCTCTTTCGGGGCTCGGCATACCTTTTGAGTTGTGTGGGAAGTAGGCATCCTACTTACTCAACTCGGATGTCTTCTTTTCTATCAACCGATATCACCTGGAGTTTGCGAAGTGAAAACAGGTGAATGCTTAGGGGGTGTACGTACCACGATCACTCAACGACTACTTGAAGGCTTGGACCTCGGTGGCAAGGTTTACGATACGTCGATTGGGGCATTCATTTCGGCTACTAATTaatgttgtaaataattgtaaataatttcccTGTACGTCTCAAAATTCGACGTCACATTTTCATCGCAAACCTTGTACCTCGGCCAGGCCTTTGTTCGCATTTTAGGGATCGCGACCGCTGTGTATAGTTAAAAATGCCTAGAATAGAATGCACATAACACATGAATATCTCAAGTACAACAGTCGTTACGATATTGAAGTTACAAAATGAGGGAcggaaattatttgtaaataatggAATAAACGAGTAATTTGGTGGCGCAGAATATTGAATATTCTGGAGTCTCGCGCGGAATGATTCAAGATTAGAGTCTTCATCAAGGAGtggaaaatattagaataggAATACCATTTAAAAAAACTATATTCTATGCGATGGAAGTAGTATATTCAAATGGAAGAATAGTTGGAaggtaaatgtaaattattttctcaagaaaaatcatttcattAAGTGCCTAATGATTGTATCCGTGATTGACCTGTATGATTGTTCGGATTTAATGGAAACTGCCTTCTTTTCCACGTAAATGCCgattaatgaaagaagaaacagtaaaattttatagtaattaacaaaatactaTTCGATTAAAGCTGAgtaaattattcagaaaagaagggaaagtTAACAAATTGCAGTATACATAACATTGAGAATCAGATTTCCGTtacatttgaatttaattttcaaaatgaacaacgaaaattatttgtaaatgatAGAAGACTAGAAGAAATAGCTTAATTCTGTCGTATGTTTTACAGTGAAATATACAGTACGTACCAGTATGAAACGAATACTTCGGTCGCCACAAGCACTATAATATAACAGATATCAAATTTACGCAAAATGTGAAAACATCTACGAAATTTTCAACACTTGTTAGAACGTGCTTCGTATCATGGACtgtgataatatatacgttaatTCTGTAATTTCTCCTCTCTCGAGATATTTACTGCTATATCATACCGGTTGACAAAATGCGATTAGGTATCGATTAAGCTTTCGTACCAAACTCTGGCAAAGAGaagatgataaaaatttgcatcTTATCCGCTaagttatttttctttttaggtTATCGCTTCTTTTCGGGCATACTTAACAACTCGGCTATAACCAATTCactactatataaaatatttctatctatactatattttgattgatatattattattgtaaagGAATATTTGGATCAGTCACTTCTATAAAatagtagaaagaaaaaataacatAGAAAGCTCAAATTTCTCAGTCGAATCGAATTTTCACAAGCAAAACAGTATAGATATTAGGAAGTTCCCTTGTGTCACTCTCCTATTTCCAGACGGCGCAGTATAAATAAGCCCCGTAATGGACTTCCCTCTTTGGCGGTACAGGTAATTGTGATTTATATGATTCATGTCCTAAATTGCCTTTATTTCAATTCAGTTATTAGTATAACATATAGTGATCGTCTATTGATCACGGGGAgcattgtttctttttttgcgaTGTTGAACATAAAGGCTGTGTACATAAAAATCGTAACATTTCTAGACCGCGTAGGATTTTTCACTGTACTATGTTGGTTTACCCTGCAAAGATTCAATTactgtttattttattgaatatatttcttataaagcGCGTAACAAGAATATTACTTTGGTAACAGTCGTTCATTCGGTAATATATGCCGCAGTAGAATTCCATTTGACTAATAATCATAAATTGTGTCAATTTTTCTGATAATAGATTATCGTAAACTGTACCTAATTAATATGTCCAGTAGATAATGCCGTGCagtatgttattaaatattttttcacgttCGATCAGTTTCTTCTTAACTAGTTGTAAACAAAAGAGATAAACTTCTGTTAGATTGTATTCCGTTTTCAAATTTACCAGTCACCCTCTGTAATTCTAACTTATCTCAGCGTGTGAACGGTAATGTTTAATTTTGtcttatgtatttaattacgGATGGTACAAACCGGTCTTTTCACACTGTCGTGCTAAAGCAGAAAGCCATCTTTCGTGACAAAGGTTTGGGTTGTAAAAATGTCAGTGAGCTATAATTACACGCAGatatttcttaacattttgCAGTGTAACTTAGGGCAAAGCTACCTAAAGTGCATATTCTAAATATACACTATACCCTCGATTACAAGCAACGACTTTATGGATAATTGAAGAAGTGTTGtcactaaaatattataaagagcAATCTGTAATGATTCAGTATTATTCTGCTGCATCGTGATATAAAGTGTAATAAGCAAATAAGTCATATTTTgcgaataaattttaagattatAGGTCAATTGATAATTGTATAATCACCTATGATCAATAATTTAAACTGTAATagaaattatggaaatttttaattacaaagttaTCTGACGTCttatcgtaaattaattagCGGTTATGCCTACGGGCTGATTATTCTGATTTGTaagtgaaaataattgaattaatcaAATACACGTACGTGGCAACGTAAGTGAGAGAGAACTCTATTTCCTCTGCATGCAATAtgttttctcctctttcttaCGATACAGAAAATCTACAGAAACAagatttcgtattattttatattatttaatactaaatcagtttcgttatttttacatacttgaaattacaattttcaagcATTTACAATTAcgattctaaaatatatttaacaccTAAAGGTTCATTTCTGCCAAGAAAGAAATACATGTCCTTTGTTGAACTTCACCAAtagtaaaatatgtttaaattatCACAAGTAAAGCAGAAAATGGAATGCATAACGCGATTCGTAAAGTTTTAGCTTCGTTTAACCAGCAGCAGTGGTAATTTTTCGAATGTTGAGATATAATCCTCCTAAGGCTGTCGTGGTGAGTCCTTTGGGATCTAGAACTACCGGAGTTTTGGTTTTTTCACAAGGCGAAACTTCGTAGTCCTTCAATACTTGTACGACTCCAAGTTTGGATTGCATGAGTCCCAATCGCATACCTGAAACGAAGAGTGGAAGAGAGAAATTATTATGAGTAAGATTTTAAAAGTGACAGCCaacagaaaatttaaagatgcaagTTGGTGCTCGTATCTTTCTTATAATGCCAGTAACACGAATAGAAACTTAGTAACAGTCATCTATTTGAGAGTGTATGTCACAGTAGAATTCCATTGGTCTAATAATCATAAACTGTATCAATTTGTCTGGTCGCAGAATGTGGTAAACTGTATCCAATTATTATGTCTAGCGAGTAATGAAGTAGGAtctgttattaaatatttattcacattCAGTCAGTTTCTTCTGAAGTAATTGTTAGTAAAAGAGATAAACTTCTCTTACATTGTACACTCGCGTTGTCAAATTTTCTAGTCATCCTCTATAATTGTAACTCACCTCGGCATATAACTggtaatgtttaattttaccGTATGCACGTTCTCGAGTCAAAAGAGACTTGAAAGCAAAGAGGTGCAGATTCCTTAATACATACGTTCGAATATAATAATgcactttttataattatttaatacgtGTTTTCAGTATGTACGTgcaaattttctactttatttgTAGGaggatgaatttttaattaagcaTGATACGAACAAGTCTTTTCATATCATGGTATCAAAACAGAAAGTTATTTTTCCTGATGAGGATTTGGGTTATATAAGTGTTAACTATCCAGAATTACGCACAAAGATATTATCTAGTATATTCTTGCATGTCATTGAATATTCGTGTCTGAAGTAATTTCATCATTCGTCCACTATCAAACATTATAAACCATGACCTTTTGCATAACTAAATAAGTATTATCAATATAGCTTTACGAATtacaaattgtaatatatcgGTATAATTCATCTGCATAATGATAAACAATGTAGTAATAAAAGCAGTCatgttttatgaataaattttacaagctACAAGTCGAcagataattttgtaataaattataattaaaatacctaaaattagtaaaatcaATAAAACGGATCATTGAAAAATCAGGGATCTTAACTTGTACCAAGAATTATGGAAATATCCAATTACGAGATTTTCCaacatatatgaatatttcacaAATGCATATTCACAAAATGGATTCATACATATGATATTCGAAACTCAACATACAATATGCAAATTTCCAACAGCTgcatatgcaaaaatatcttCAGCGCAGAAACTTCTATCTTATCTGTGCAATAATATCGCATaccaataaatattattctacatGATAAACAACTATTGCACAAGAGAGATACATATGTGTACTAGAAGATATGCATAACTTAGAGGTCAAACCCAGTCCTGTTTCCTAGAATGTCATCTTCCATTCTATAGGTAATGAACTAGCAAGTCATGCAAACATTCTGATATTTGAAGGTGTAAAGATAGCACGTGCAAAGTGCACGTAtaaagcttgtttacaagtgCAATGAAAGATATTTGTGACTATATCTACTACCTACTGATAAAAGTGATAAAGTCATGTGACTACCATAAGAAAATGCAAGTTGTAAATAAGATCTCCACACATT
This Bombus pascuorum chromosome 1, iyBomPasc1.1, whole genome shotgun sequence DNA region includes the following protein-coding sequences:
- the LOC132916132 gene encoding cytochrome P450 6k1-like, giving the protein MALLTPYWGLDGILIFSSLMVAAYLFVTRKFNYWSKRGVKELPPTPFVGNFMDCLLSRTSASEFVKRLYEHGKGLPFLGFYIFDKPYLLIRDPELVKHVLVKDFEYFADRYASADEENDRLGYANVFMMKNPGWKSLKAKLTPIFTSVKLKKMFELMLVIADDLGRYLDSNHLEGEGKVIEFKDICANFTTDMIGSTAFGLKVGSLENPNAPFREYGRTIFDNNFDRSIEFLIIFFFPRLAKYFKSKFFGKKATNFLRSVFWDVIEQRVKSGETRNDVIDVLIEMREIYKNDESLKHYKFDGDDLVSQAAIFFLGGFETSSTTMSFTLHELAMNPDIQKTLRAEIHDALAKTDGKITYDMIMTLPYLDMVISETLRKYPPLAFLNRVTLANYKVPNSDLVIEKGTPIFISMMGSHHDPRYFPNPEKYDPFRFTEDAKSSRRNFVYFPFGEGFRMCIGMRLGLMQSKLGVVQVLKDYEVSPCEKTKSPVVLDPKGFTTMALGGLYLSIRKITTATG